From one Apium graveolens cultivar Ventura unplaced genomic scaffold, ASM990537v1 ctg7353, whole genome shotgun sequence genomic stretch:
- the LOC141704049 gene encoding uncharacterized protein LOC141704049: MAKEMEKTRQELAELKGLLSKANISSPLVSEKASWSTKCELAVGTIENKVAFGLLFDDDDMNKSIHGLPMQPGCARVSVDGPIQGQAKILVPVVGEIETVEQAVGSYVSWPRDLIIFPDAPATAKSKRKGKDPLTDLHKVQSLFENMEINKNVPKRFRLLYKHATTFMKSTGNSIQIPCDAEVFGVEKRIFILHENIIALLEFKMIGQAAISAYMAYLHCMVCENENLEQFAFCDPGVSFTLNNNFEDNLVSRFKEGNPDRLFFMPHNSNCHWILVVIWAGEVFILNPLPRSTTYPELEKAISRAVIAFNIQAGRGNKAPTIRYVTGCPKQPGGTECGYVVMWYMKEIAMDNEMTFQKVVEKESKGDCCQG, from the exons ATGGCGAAGGAAATGGAGAAGACAAGGCAGGAGTTGGCTGAACTGAAGGGCTTACTCAGTAAAGCAAATATTTCATCTCCTCTGGTTTCGGAAAAAGCAA GCTGGTCCACAAAATGTGAGTTGGCTGTGGGCACAATAGAAAATAAGGTGGCATTTGGCTTGTTGTTTGACGATGATGACATGAACAAATCTATTCACGGATTGCCAATGCAGCCTGGTTGTGCTCGTGTCTCAGTGGATGGGCCAATCCAAGGACAAGCCAAGATTCTTGTTCCGGTAGTCGGTGAGATTGAAACAGTAGAGCAGGCTGTTGGCTCCTACGTCTCATGGCCCCGCGACTTAATCATATTCCCAGATGCCCCTGCTACCGCG aaaagtAAAAGGAAAGGGAAGGATCCTTTAACTGATTTGCATAAGGTTCAGTCCTTATTTGAGAATATGGAAATCAATAAAAATGTTCCGAAGCGCTTTCGGTTGTTGTATAAACATGCAACGACATTCATGAAGTCCACTGGAAACTCCATTCAAATCCCGTGCGATGCGGAGGTGTTTGGTGttgagaaaagaattttcatTTTGCATGAAAACATAATTGCTTTGCTTGAGTTTAAAATGATTGGCCAAGCAGCAATTTCTGCATACATGGC ATACTTGCATTGCATGGTTTGTGAAAATGAAAATTTGGAGCAATTTGCTTTCTGTGATCCCGGAGTCTCGTTTACCTTGAACAACAATTTTGAAGATAATTTGGTTAGTCGATTTAAAGAGGGTAATCCTGATCGTCTCTTTTTTATGCCACATAATAGCAA ctGCCATTGGATATTGGTTGTGATTTGGGCGGGCGAGGTTTTCATACTCAATCCTCTGCCTCGTTCAACTACCTATCCCGAGTTGGAAAAAGCAATATCAAG GGCTGTGATTGCGTTCAATATTCAGGCCGGAAGGGGAAATAAAGCACCGACTATCAGATATGTTACC GGATGCCCCAAACAGCCCGGTGGAACTGAATGCGGCTATGttgttatgtggtatatgaaagAAATTGCCATGGATAATGAAATGACATTTCAAAAAG TGGTCGAAAAAGAATCGAAAGGTGACTGTTGCCAAGGCTGA